In Musa acuminata AAA Group cultivar baxijiao chromosome BXJ2-10, Cavendish_Baxijiao_AAA, whole genome shotgun sequence, a genomic segment contains:
- the LOC103999760 gene encoding protein RICE SALT SENSITIVE 3-like translates to MEEQLNPLAVTHLLQQTLRSLCIHKSSQWVYAVFWRILPRNYPPPKWDLQGGVYDRTRGNRRNWILAWEDGFCNFAASTCEQPGGSSAHEECEIKGLQPELFFKMSHEIYNYGEGLIGKVAADHSHKWVFKEPQDHELNFLSTWNNPTDSQPRTWEAQFQSGIKTIALIAVREGVVQLGSVNKVMEDLSFVVLLRKKFSYLESIPGVLLPHPSSSAFPVTIDGCNVPPHWPVHGAPLVPPAELYDHFGPPQMRITPSMSSLEALLSKLPPVGPPPPGSSPGYFEMPVLMQPQKPSLGAAETERAAAKEEMQEEYGQESVIMELGGESSSSMPYYANVTKPDEGF, encoded by the exons ATGGAGGAACAACTCAATCCTTTAGCTGTTACCCATCTCCTCCAACAAACCCTAAGAAGCCTATGCATCCACAAGAGCTCCCAGTGGGTGTATGCTGTGTTCTGGAGGATCTTGCCAAGAAACTACCCACCACCCAA GTGGGATCTTCAGGGAGGGGTTTATGACAGGACTAGAGGAAACAGGAGAAATTG gataCTTGCATGGGAGGATGGGTTCTGCAATTTTGCTGCTTCCACCTGTGAGCAACCTGGGGGATCATCAGCTCACGAAGAATGCGAAATTAAAGGTCTCCAGCCTGAGCTCTTCTTCAAGATGTCTCATGAGATCTACAACTACGGAGAAGG CTTGATCGGAAAAGTTGCAGCAGATCACAGCCATAAATGGGTGTTTAAGGAACCCCAGGATCATGAGCTAAATTTCCTGTCCACCTGGAACAATCCTACTGATTCC CAACCAAGGACTTGGGAAGCCCAGTTTCAATCTGGCATCAAG ACTATAGCTCTGATTGCAGTCAGGGAAGGTGTCGTGCAATTAGGATCCGTCAACAAG GTGATGGAGGATCTGAGCTTCGTCGTCCTACTCCGCAAGAAGTTCAGCTACCTCGAAAGCATTCCCGGCGTCCTTCTCCCGCACCCATCGTCGTCGGCCTTCCCGGTGACCATCGACGGTTGCAACGTCCCTCCGCATTGGCCCGTGCACGGGGCACCGCTCGTCCCCCCGGCGGAACTTTACGATCATTTCGGCCCGCCGCAGATGAGGATCACCCCGTCGATGAGTAGTCTCGAAGCTCTCCTCTCCAAGCTACCCCCGGTCGGGCCGCCACCTCCAGGGTCCTCACCGGGCTACTTCGAGATGCCGGTGCTCATGCAGCCGCAGAAGCCGTCCTTGGGAGCGGCGGAAACGGAGAGGGCGGCGGCAAAAGAGGAGATGCAAGAAGAGTATGGGCAAGAGAGTGTCATCATGGAGTTGGGTGGTGAGAGCAGCAGCTCCATGCCTTACTATGCCAATGTGACCAAACCAGATGAAGGGTTTTAA